Part of the Methanobacterium paludis genome is shown below.
ACATTCACAGGTAACACCGCAAATTACGGTGGTGGAGCCATTTTCAACTATAATAGTAGTTTGACTGTGGAAAACAGTACATTCACAGATAACGCTGCGCTTAATGGTGGAGCTATTTACAATGAGGGAATATTGGATATAGACTCATCTAATTTCAGTGGTAATACTGCTACTGCTATTGGTACAGGTACTGGAGGCGGAGCTATCTACAATGACGGTGCAATCTTGAATATTAATAAATCTGAGTTCACTGGAAATGCTGCAACTGACAACGCTGGTGGAGCTATCTACAGTTACAGTGGGACTACAATTACTGTGAGTAACTCCAAATTCACACAGAACACTTCTAAAACGGGCGGCGGTGCTATTCGCAATAACGGTAGTGGAACCACACTCACTGTGAGTAATTCCAAATTCACACGGAACCATGCAGAATATGGGGGAGCCATCTGTAACTCAGGAATAGCAAACATTACTAACTCTAACTTCACAGATAACAACGTAACCAACGCAGGAGGAGCCATCTGCAATGACCAAGGAACATTAAACGTAAACAACAGTACATTCACAAACAACACAGCACAAGAAAAAGGAGGAGTTCTCTACAACTACTTAAGCGGAAACTCAAACAGCACAATAACAGTAACAAACAGCACATTCACAGGTAACACAGCCCCTAACGGTGGAATATTCCATAATTCCGGAGGTAACGCAACAATATCATTCAGCGGGATCATAAACAACGGTTCAAACGAAATCTACAATGATCATGGAATGGTAGATGCCAGGTATAATTGGTGGGGATCTAACGACAATCCTTCAAACCATGTTAGTAATGATGTGAATGTTTCTCCTTGGCTTGTTTTGACTGTTACAAATGATAATTCCTCCATACTTATTGGGGGTAAGTCTATTGTAACTGCTGACTTACAACACGATTCCAAGGGAGGATACCATGACCCAGTAAACGGTCATGTGCCTGATGGAACCGTGGTAACCTTTAACCTGTTAAATACCAGGTTAGGCAGTTTAAACACAATATCAACCACATTGACAAACGGCACAGCCATAACAATGTTCACAGCAGCTAACAGTGGTAATGAAAATGTTACAGCGACAATTGACAATCAACTTGAATCAACATTAATCATAATTAACAAATCTAACAATAATAATAACACTAATGGAAACAACATTCCAAGCACAGTAAACGCAGCAACACAAACAATCAGCATGCAACACACAGGTGCACCATTAGCAGGATTAGCACTAGCAATCTTAGCCATATTCAGTGGAATGCTACCACGAAGGAAACAATAAAAACATTTTAACCCTTTTATTTTTTTTAAAACAGTCGGTCAAAAAAGGATTTTAAAAAAGTTTAAAGTAAAAATAACACATCCTATTTCTCCTTCAAAAGTTCCTCAACACGCTTCTGAATCTCCTCATCTTCCATGAAAACCTTTATTAAAGGTGCAAACTCTTTATAATCTTCCATTTCTCGTTTTATATCTTCAAACTCATCCATAGCAGTTTCATATTTTTTCAATTCTTCAGTTTTAACATCCTTAACTTCTGCACCATCCAGGGAAAGGTAAGGTAAAGCTTTCAGGTAAACTTTTTTTAACTTCTCATGATCAGCACGCCAGTAAGCCCGGTCCTGTAGTTCAAACCAAAAATCAACTATTTACTTCTCATCCATGTTTATTCCAACCCTGTTTTAGTCCATATATCCTATCATTTTTGTGTTAGAGAGTGCATGAAAATAAAAAAGTAGCCCACATGAAAAATTTTCTATACAAAATTGATAATTACTAAAAAAAAACGTTTACCCCACTTTGCAATCCATTATTCTATTATGCGAACTCATAAACAAGAAAGAATAATACGTCCATTAAACTAGTGATCGATTCAAAGCATTTTTTTTAAATTTAGAACATTTTTAGACTTTCAAAGTTTAAATTCTTCTTTTTAAATTTGATCTATACCAGTAGGGATTATTAAAACACTTCTGAGGTGTTTAGGCAGATAATAAAGATCTTAGTATAACCACAAACTATTAATACAAGGTTAGATCCACTTAATACGTTACTTGGCAGGTAGCAGTAGTAGCAAACATTTTTTGTTTGTGTTGGGGTAAAGAGGGCAATCAAACGCCCTTGGACGCCTCATTCTATAAAAACTCTTTTTACCATTATTTTCAAGCAGTATTTTAAACTATACCCTTTAAGAGCACTATTTCACCATATTTCCTTAAAGAGTATTAGTTTTAAATTATATTCCTTTAAATAGATTATACTCCCTTAAAATAGATTATATTCCTTTAAAATGGCAATATCTTATTATATTCCCTTAAAAAAACTCTATGATTTGTTAGGGACATCTCTTAGCCTAGATAGATAAAAGATCAAAAGCTGAATGACTTAATTTAAAAAAATATTCTGATTATTCCTTCTTAATTATTCTCCAATTCCTGGCAGATAAAACGAGGTTTACGTCCGTACTTTTTTATGAGATCTTTAATATCAGCTTCGCTGGCATCAACATGGTTTTTAACAATTTCTATTGTTTCTTCCTCAGAATATGAAATCTCAACCACTTCAAAGAGTAACTTAAGAAATCCCCTAATAATTCGGGATAAAACACCCAGATCAGTAAAGATATCGTACTTCTTACCCCTGAAATAAGTTCTCCAGGCTGTCTGGAATACAAGGTTCATGTCCTGAAAGTTCCTGCGGTGTCTTATGTACTCTGCAATGCACAGAATATAAAAATGGGCAGCTCGCCATCCAACAGTGTCTGTCCACATGCTGAAGCCCACCTTACCATGTTCAATATAATGAATATCATGAAACTTATCTGCAAAGAGTACAACATCAAAGTCCAAGAGACGTTTATAACTTTCCTCTTTTGAATTTACACCCAGTTGTTCTTCAAGTGATTTTAAAAATTCACAAAAAACCTCTTTTGAGCTCATTGAATCATTTGAAAGCTCAAACTCGAATTCAAACACGTTAAGGTTTAACTCACCCAGGGCCCTGTGAATATTGGTTGATTTACCGGTTCCAGGAGCCCCTAAAACATGGATTATTCTTCCCTTATCTATTTTTAAGCTTTGAAATTTTTTAGAAAGCTTTCTGTAGGAAGCCGTGCTCACAAAGTTTGTATTGTCCCCACTCGAACTAACCTTGAATTTAGGCATATTTAATGTTCTTTTGTTTAAAAGATATAACCTGTTTCATGATCCAGAGTTATCATAAGTTAGGACCCTACAATATCATGGCACATATAATTTAAGGTTTTTAAAACTTTTT
Proteins encoded:
- a CDS encoding beta strand repeat-containing protein; amino-acid sequence: MKTSKHLKIPLLLLGLMIFISFGLGAASAATPGDNSTMYVSTTGNDIWDGQSTTYNSTTGSGPKATIKNATGTVTTGGNVYIANGIYNESNIIIDKNMNIVGESQSGTIINGQKSGNSIFTIASGVTVTITNLTLTNATTIDGGAIFNDHGTLTVRNIKFTNNTVNEYGGAIFNNVGSLTVENSTFTNNIANVDGGAIYNNGGSLTVENSTFTGNAANNGGAISKNDGDMTVENSTFTNNIATAGGAICNNSGSSTVENSTFTGNTANYGGGAIFNYNSSLTVENSTFTDNAALNGGAIYNEGILDIDSSNFSGNTATAIGTGTGGGAIYNDGAILNINKSEFTGNAATDNAGGAIYSYSGTTITVSNSKFTQNTSKTGGGAIRNNGSGTTLTVSNSKFTRNHAEYGGAICNSGIANITNSNFTDNNVTNAGGAICNDQGTLNVNNSTFTNNTAQEKGGVLYNYLSGNSNSTITVTNSTFTGNTAPNGGIFHNSGGNATISFSGIINNGSNEIYNDHGMVDARYNWWGSNDNPSNHVSNDVNVSPWLVLTVTNDNSSILIGGKSIVTADLQHDSKGGYHDPVNGHVPDGTVVTFNLLNTRLGSLNTISTTLTNGTAITMFTAANSGNENVTATIDNQLESTLIIINKSNNNNNTNGNNIPSTVNAATQTISMQHTGAPLAGLALAILAIFSGMLPRRKQ
- a CDS encoding ATP-binding protein, whose translation is MPKFKVSSSGDNTNFVSTASYRKLSKKFQSLKIDKGRIIHVLGAPGTGKSTNIHRALGELNLNVFEFEFELSNDSMSSKEVFCEFLKSLEEQLGVNSKEESYKRLLDFDVVLFADKFHDIHYIEHGKVGFSMWTDTVGWRAAHFYILCIAEYIRHRRNFQDMNLVFQTAWRTYFRGKKYDIFTDLGVLSRIIRGFLKLLFEVVEISYSEEETIEIVKNHVDASEADIKDLIKKYGRKPRFICQELENN